A DNA window from Enterobacter asburiae contains the following coding sequences:
- the yjfY gene encoding DUF1471 family protein YjfY gives MKKIALAIMAALLLSANAMAAIKIDSRQARNMDDVQSLGVIYINHNFATESEADQALNEETDAQGATYYHVMLTREPGSNGNMHASADIYR, from the coding sequence ATGAAAAAAATCGCATTAGCCATAATGGCGGCGCTTTTGCTCAGTGCAAACGCGATGGCAGCCATCAAGATAGACAGCCGACAGGCCAGAAACATGGATGATGTGCAAAGCTTGGGCGTAATTTACATCAATCATAATTTCGCCACGGAAAGTGAAGCAGATCAGGCATTAAACGAAGAAACCGATGCGCAGGGCGCAACCTATTACCACGTGATGTTAACCCGTGAGCCCGGCAGCAACGGCAACATGCACGCCAGTGCAGATATTTACCGATAA
- the yjfP gene encoding esterase — MIEIEIRHLGDHEILHAMPAGKRDKPLPVVVFYHGFTSSKLVYSYFAVALAQAGFRVVMPDAPDHGARFTGNEQARLGQFWQILHGSLTEFAGLRDALYGAGLVADNRLAVAGASMGGMTALGIMTHHPEVKSVACLMGSGYFTSLAKTLFPPQNLAEMTATLAEWEVTRALPRVADRPLLLWHGDADDVVPPEGTFRLQQALMNEGLDANLTCLWEPGVRHRITPTALDATVAFFRQHL, encoded by the coding sequence ATGATTGAAATTGAAATACGCCACCTCGGCGACCATGAAATTTTACACGCGATGCCGGCGGGTAAACGTGATAAACCGCTGCCTGTTGTCGTTTTTTATCACGGGTTTACCTCATCGAAGCTGGTTTACAGTTATTTTGCGGTAGCGCTGGCGCAGGCGGGTTTTCGCGTGGTGATGCCAGATGCACCCGACCACGGCGCACGCTTTACGGGTAATGAACAGGCGCGGCTGGGTCAGTTCTGGCAGATTCTGCACGGGAGTCTGACCGAGTTTGCCGGGCTGCGCGATGCGCTTTATGGGGCAGGGCTGGTGGCCGACAATCGTCTGGCGGTAGCCGGGGCATCGATGGGCGGTATGACGGCGCTGGGGATTATGACGCATCATCCTGAAGTGAAGTCTGTCGCCTGTCTGATGGGCTCAGGCTACTTTACTTCGCTGGCGAAGACCCTTTTCCCCCCTCAGAATTTAGCGGAAATGACGGCGACGCTGGCAGAGTGGGAAGTGACCCGGGCATTGCCGCGCGTGGCCGATCGTCCGCTGCTGCTGTGGCACGGTGACGCGGATGATGTGGTCCCGCCCGAGGGAACCTTCCGTCTGCAGCAGGCGTTAATGAATGAAGGGCTGGACGCTAATCTGACCTGCCTGTGGGAACCGGGCGTCCGCCACCGCATTACGCCAACGGCGCTGGACGCCACGGTGGCGTTTTTCCGCCAGCACCTGTAA
- the rpsR gene encoding 30S ribosomal protein S18: MARYFRRRKFCRFTAEGVQEIDYKDIATLKNYITESGKIVPSRITGTRAKYQRQLARAIKRARYLSLLPYTDRHQ; this comes from the coding sequence ATGGCACGTTATTTCCGTCGTCGCAAGTTCTGCCGTTTCACCGCGGAAGGCGTTCAAGAGATCGACTATAAAGATATCGCAACGCTGAAAAACTACATCACCGAAAGCGGTAAGATTGTCCCAAGCCGTATCACCGGTACTCGTGCAAAATACCAGCGTCAGCTGGCTCGCGCTATCAAACGCGCTCGCTACCTGTCCCTGCTGCCGTACACTGATCGTCATCAGTAA
- a CDS encoding DMT family transporter, which translates to MISGVLYALLAGMMWGLIFVGPLIVPEYPAILQSTGRYLALGLIALPLAWLGRARLRQLSRQDWGTALALTMMGNLIYYVCLASAIQRTGAPVSTMIIGTLPVVIPVFANLLYSHRDGKLAWSKMAPALVCTAVGLVCVNIAELRHGQADVDLWRYGSGIVLAFISVACWAWYALRNARWLRENPDKHPMMWATAQALVTLPVSLVGYAGACIWLGQQQPDFAQPFGPRPWVFIGLMVAIAVLCSWVGALCWNIASQNLPTVILGPLIVFETLAGLLYTFLMRQSVPPLFTACGIALLVVGVVMAVRAKPEKPRVVPASEA; encoded by the coding sequence ATGATTAGTGGAGTGTTGTATGCCCTTCTGGCCGGGATGATGTGGGGGCTTATTTTTGTCGGCCCGCTGATCGTGCCCGAGTATCCGGCAATACTGCAGTCGACCGGACGCTATCTGGCGCTCGGGCTGATTGCTCTGCCCCTGGCGTGGCTGGGACGCGCGCGCTTGCGTCAGCTCAGCCGTCAGGACTGGGGCACCGCGCTGGCGCTGACCATGATGGGCAATCTTATCTACTACGTTTGCCTTGCGAGTGCCATTCAGCGTACCGGTGCGCCGGTATCTACCATGATTATCGGCACGCTGCCGGTCGTCATCCCCGTCTTTGCTAACCTGCTCTACAGCCACCGCGATGGCAAACTGGCGTGGTCAAAAATGGCGCCGGCGCTGGTATGCACCGCCGTGGGGCTGGTATGCGTCAATATTGCCGAGCTGCGTCACGGGCAGGCGGATGTTGACCTGTGGCGTTACGGTTCTGGCATTGTGCTGGCGTTCATTTCCGTGGCGTGCTGGGCATGGTATGCCCTGCGCAACGCGCGCTGGCTGCGGGAGAACCCGGACAAGCACCCGATGATGTGGGCGACGGCGCAGGCGCTGGTCACGCTGCCCGTCTCGCTGGTGGGCTATGCCGGGGCGTGCATCTGGTTAGGCCAACAACAGCCAGACTTCGCCCAGCCCTTCGGGCCAAGACCGTGGGTGTTTATTGGCCTGATGGTTGCGATTGCGGTGCTGTGCTCATGGGTGGGCGCGCTGTGCTGGAACATTGCCAGCCAGAATCTGCCGACGGTGATTTTAGGGCCGCTGATTGTCTTCGAAACCCTGGCCGGACTGCTTTATACCTTCCTGATGCGCCAGAGCGTGCCGCCGCTATTCACGGCCTGCGGGATCGCGCTGCTGGTGGTGGGGGTGGTGATGGCGGTAAGAGCGAAGCCGGAAAAACCGAGGGTCGTTCCGGCGTCGGAGGCGTGA
- the cycA gene encoding D-serine/D-alanine/glycine transporter — MVDQVKVVADEEASSEQSLRRNLTNRHIQLIAIGGAIGTGLFMGSGKTISLAGPSIIFVYMIIGFMLFFVMRAMGELLLSNLEYKSFSDFASDLLGPWAGYFTGWTYWFCWVVTGMADVVAITAYAQFWFPGLSDWVASLAVIVLLLSLNLATVKMFGEMEFWFAMIKIVAIVGLIVVGLVMVLTHFQSPTGVQASFTHLWNDGGWFPKGISGFFAGFQIAVFAFVGIELVGTTAAETKDPEKSLPRAINSIPLRIIMFYVFALIVIMSVTPWSSVVPTKSPFVELFVLVGLPAAASLINFVVLTSAASSANSGVFSTSRMLFGLAQEGVAPSAFAKLSKRAVPAKGLTFSCMCLLGGVVMLYVNPSVIGAFTMITTVSAILFMFVWTIILCSYLVYRKQRPHLHEKSIYKMPLGKLMCWVCMAFFVFVLVLLTLEDDTRQALIVTPLWFIALGLGWVFIGKKRMAGVR; from the coding sequence ATGGTAGATCAGGTCAAAGTCGTCGCCGACGAAGAGGCGTCGTCTGAACAGTCGCTACGGCGCAATCTCACAAACCGTCATATTCAGCTTATTGCGATTGGGGGTGCCATCGGTACCGGGCTGTTTATGGGGTCAGGCAAAACCATCAGTCTCGCCGGGCCGTCGATCATATTCGTTTATATGATCATCGGTTTTATGCTCTTCTTCGTGATGCGTGCAATGGGTGAACTGCTGCTCTCGAACCTCGAATACAAATCCTTTAGCGACTTCGCTTCTGACCTGCTCGGGCCGTGGGCGGGCTATTTTACCGGCTGGACCTACTGGTTCTGCTGGGTCGTCACCGGTATGGCGGACGTCGTGGCGATTACCGCCTACGCGCAGTTCTGGTTCCCGGGGCTGTCGGACTGGGTCGCCTCGCTGGCGGTCATTGTTCTGCTGCTGAGCCTGAACCTCGCCACCGTTAAAATGTTCGGTGAGATGGAGTTCTGGTTCGCGATGATCAAAATCGTGGCGATTGTCGGGCTTATCGTCGTGGGTCTGGTGATGGTGCTCACCCACTTCCAGTCGCCAACGGGCGTTCAGGCGTCGTTTACCCATCTGTGGAATGACGGCGGCTGGTTCCCGAAAGGCATTAGCGGCTTCTTTGCCGGCTTCCAGATCGCGGTTTTTGCTTTCGTGGGCATTGAGCTGGTGGGCACGACGGCAGCGGAGACCAAAGATCCCGAGAAGTCTCTCCCGCGCGCGATTAACTCTATTCCGCTGCGTATCATCATGTTCTACGTCTTCGCGCTGATCGTCATTATGTCCGTGACGCCGTGGAGCTCCGTGGTGCCAACCAAGAGCCCGTTCGTTGAGCTGTTCGTGCTGGTAGGCCTGCCTGCTGCCGCGAGCCTGATTAACTTCGTGGTGCTGACCTCTGCTGCCTCGTCTGCCAACAGCGGCGTATTCTCCACCAGCCGTATGCTGTTTGGTCTGGCGCAGGAAGGCGTGGCGCCGAGCGCGTTCGCCAAGCTGTCGAAGCGCGCGGTACCGGCAAAAGGGTTGACCTTCTCCTGCATGTGCCTGCTGGGCGGCGTGGTGATGCTCTACGTGAACCCAAGCGTGATTGGCGCGTTCACCATGATTACCACGGTCTCTGCGATCCTCTTTATGTTCGTCTGGACCATCATCCTCTGTTCATACCTGGTGTACCGCAAGCAGCGCCCGCACCTGCATGAAAAATCGATCTACAAGATGCCGCTGGGCAAGCTGATGTGCTGGGTGTGCATGGCGTTCTTCGTCTTCGTGCTGGTTCTGCTGACGCTGGAAGATGATACCCGTCAGGCACTCATCGTCACGCCGCTGTGGTTTATCGCGCTGGGGCTGGGCTGGGTGTTTATCGGTAAGAAACGTATGGCAGGCGTAAGGTAA
- the rplI gene encoding 50S ribosomal protein L9 produces the protein MQVILLDKVANLGSLGDQVNVKAGYARNFLVPQGKAVPATKKNVEFFEARRAELEAKLADVLAAANARAEAINALGTVTIASKSGDEGKLFGSIGTRDIADAVSAAGVKVAKSEVRLPNGVLRTTGEHEVDFQVHSEVFAKLVVNVVAE, from the coding sequence ATGCAAGTTATTCTGCTTGATAAAGTAGCAAACCTGGGCAGCCTGGGTGATCAGGTTAACGTTAAAGCGGGTTACGCACGTAACTTCCTGGTTCCACAGGGTAAAGCTGTTCCAGCTACCAAGAAAAACGTAGAGTTTTTCGAAGCACGTCGCGCTGAACTGGAAGCCAAACTGGCTGACGTTCTGGCGGCTGCTAACGCTCGCGCTGAAGCAATCAACGCACTGGGCACCGTTACCATCGCGTCTAAATCAGGCGACGAAGGTAAACTGTTCGGTTCCATCGGTACCCGCGATATCGCTGATGCAGTTTCTGCAGCAGGCGTTAAAGTGGCTAAGAGCGAAGTTCGTCTGCCGAACGGCGTTCTGCGTACCACTGGTGAGCACGAAGTTGACTTCCAGGTTCACAGCGAAGTGTTCGCTAAACTGGTTGTTAACGTTGTAGCTGAGTAA
- the rpsF gene encoding 30S ribosomal protein S6 — protein sequence MRHYEIVFMVHPDQSEQVPGMIERYSAAITGAEGTIHRLEDWGRRQLAYPINKLHKAHYVLMNVEAPQEVIDELETTFRFNDAVIRSMVMRTKNAVTEASPMVKAKDERRERRDDFANETADDSDAGDSEE from the coding sequence ATGCGTCATTACGAAATCGTTTTTATGGTCCATCCTGACCAGAGCGAACAGGTTCCGGGTATGATCGAGCGTTACTCTGCTGCCATCACTGGTGCAGAAGGTACGATCCACCGTCTGGAAGACTGGGGCCGCCGTCAGCTGGCTTACCCGATCAACAAACTGCACAAAGCACACTACGTTCTGATGAACGTTGAAGCGCCGCAGGAAGTGATCGATGAGCTGGAAACTACCTTCCGCTTCAACGATGCCGTTATCCGCAGCATGGTTATGCGTACCAAAAACGCAGTTACCGAAGCATCTCCGATGGTTAAAGCGAAAGACGAGCGCCGTGAGCGTCGCGATGATTTCGCAAACGAAACCGCAGATGATTCTGATGCTGGGGATTCTGAAGAGTAA
- a CDS encoding methyl-accepting chemotaxis protein gives MFKRIKVITLLISVLLVLGIMQVISAGIFINALNNDKDNFTVSQLSSKNVAEFTDAWISLNQARVTLNRGMLRLQSSMASQINGGQLNELVNTAKNLLADAQVHYDKYYALPNTPGLDENLAKRLEEQYRIYSSTLTQMNVLLSQGNLEDMFKQNAEQKQTAMQAVYREWREAQATLTDKGIQDNESDYRRILWILSAVMLLVIVVIISSWVAMRRVLLLPLEEVINHIRAIAAGDLTQPIQAEGKNEMAILARNVQEMQTSLANTVGVVREGADTIYTGAGEISAGSNDLSSRTEQQAASLEETAASMEQLTATVKQNADNARQASRLALDASSTAKKGGNVVEGVVRTMDEIATSSSKIAQITNVIDGIAFQTNILALNAAVEAARAGEQGRGFAVVAGEVRTLAQRSAQAAKEIKALIDDSGERVNAGSQLVNEAGETMAEIVNAVTRVTDIMGEIASASDEQSRGIDQVGQAVAEMDRVTQQNASLVEESAAAAAALEDQAARLNEAVAVFKITRNQAVKAAPVKTYVPKAQPVAAASEGNWETF, from the coding sequence ATGTTTAAACGTATAAAAGTCATTACCCTTCTGATTTCGGTGCTGCTTGTGCTCGGCATCATGCAAGTGATTTCCGCGGGTATCTTTATCAACGCGCTGAATAACGATAAAGACAACTTCACCGTGTCGCAGCTCTCCAGCAAGAACGTGGCGGAGTTTACCGATGCGTGGATCAGCCTGAACCAGGCGCGCGTGACGCTGAACCGCGGGATGCTGCGTCTGCAAAGCAGCATGGCCTCTCAGATTAACGGTGGGCAGCTCAATGAGCTGGTCAACACGGCGAAAAATCTGCTCGCCGATGCGCAGGTCCATTACGATAAATACTATGCCTTGCCAAATACGCCGGGCCTGGACGAGAACCTGGCCAAGCGTCTGGAAGAGCAGTACCGCATTTACTCCTCAACGCTGACGCAAATGAACGTTCTGCTGAGCCAGGGCAATCTGGAAGACATGTTCAAGCAGAACGCGGAGCAAAAGCAGACCGCGATGCAGGCGGTTTACCGTGAATGGCGTGAAGCGCAGGCAACGCTTACCGATAAAGGCATCCAGGACAATGAAAGCGACTACAGGCGCATCCTGTGGATCCTCTCTGCGGTTATGCTGCTGGTGATTGTGGTGATTATCTCCAGCTGGGTAGCCATGCGCCGCGTGCTGCTGCTGCCTCTGGAAGAGGTGATTAACCATATTCGCGCCATTGCGGCGGGGGATTTAACCCAGCCGATTCAGGCTGAAGGTAAGAACGAAATGGCTATCCTGGCGCGCAACGTCCAGGAGATGCAGACCTCGCTGGCGAACACCGTGGGCGTGGTGCGTGAAGGTGCGGATACCATCTACACCGGTGCCGGTGAGATTTCTGCCGGCAGCAACGACCTCTCTTCCCGTACCGAGCAGCAGGCCGCGTCTCTGGAAGAGACGGCAGCCAGCATGGAACAGCTGACGGCAACCGTGAAGCAGAACGCCGATAACGCGCGTCAGGCTTCCCGTCTGGCGCTGGACGCCTCCTCTACGGCGAAGAAGGGCGGTAACGTGGTTGAAGGCGTGGTACGTACGATGGACGAAATCGCCACCAGCTCCAGTAAAATCGCGCAAATTACTAACGTGATCGACGGTATTGCCTTCCAGACTAACATCCTGGCGCTGAACGCGGCGGTGGAAGCGGCGCGTGCAGGCGAGCAGGGCCGTGGTTTTGCGGTGGTGGCAGGAGAAGTGCGTACTCTCGCCCAGCGCAGCGCCCAGGCGGCGAAAGAGATCAAAGCGCTGATCGATGATTCCGGCGAGCGCGTGAACGCGGGCTCCCAGCTGGTTAACGAAGCCGGGGAGACGATGGCAGAGATCGTCAATGCGGTCACCCGCGTGACGGACATCATGGGCGAAATTGCCTCGGCCTCTGACGAGCAGAGCCGCGGTATCGACCAGGTGGGCCAGGCGGTAGCCGAGATGGACCGCGTGACCCAGCAGAACGCCTCGCTGGTAGAGGAATCTGCGGCCGCGGCGGCGGCGCTGGAAGATCAGGCTGCCCGCCTGAACGAAGCGGTGGCGGTGTTCAAAATCACCCGCAACCAGGCGGTCAAAGCGGCGCCGGTGAAAACCTACGTGCCCAAAGCGCAGCCCGTAGCGGCGGCGTCTGAAGGGAACTGGGAAACGTTTTAA
- the yjfN gene encoding DUF1471 family protease activator YjfN: MELTMKRTLALTSLLLSAGLLSTTAQSAEFASADCVTGLNEIGQISVNNISGSPQDVERVVALKADEQGASWYRIIQMQEDNHIDHWRVQAILYV; the protein is encoded by the coding sequence ATGGAGCTGACGATGAAACGAACTCTTGCTTTGACCTCACTGTTGCTCTCAGCAGGCCTGCTGAGCACCACCGCGCAGTCAGCAGAATTCGCCAGTGCTGATTGTGTGACTGGCCTGAATGAAATTGGCCAGATCTCCGTGAATAATATCTCGGGGAGCCCGCAAGACGTTGAACGTGTCGTGGCATTAAAGGCCGATGAGCAGGGTGCTTCATGGTATCGCATCATCCAGATGCAGGAAGATAACCATATCGACCACTGGCGGGTACAGGCCATTCTCTACGTGTAA
- the bsmA gene encoding biofilm peroxide resistance protein BsmA, protein MAIRKRDMVMRRFAALLLVFLLSGCSALQGTPQPAPPVADHPQEIRRNQTEGLQRMGTISALVRGSPDDAESAIKAQAVAAKADYYVIIMIDETIITGQWYSQAILYRK, encoded by the coding sequence ATGGCTATCAGGAAACGAGATATGGTTATGCGCAGGTTTGCTGCTTTATTGCTGGTGTTTCTGCTGAGTGGCTGTAGCGCGCTGCAGGGAACACCGCAACCCGCTCCACCGGTCGCCGATCATCCACAGGAGATTCGTCGTAATCAGACGGAAGGATTACAACGAATGGGCACCATCTCCGCGCTGGTTCGCGGTTCTCCGGATGACGCAGAATCGGCAATAAAAGCACAGGCCGTCGCCGCCAAAGCAGATTATTACGTCATCATTATGATCGACGAAACCATCATAACGGGACAGTGGTATTCACAGGCCATTTTGTACCGTAAATAA
- the ytfE gene encoding iron-sulfur cluster repair protein YtfE, with the protein MAFRDQPLGELALSIPRASALFRKYDMDYCCGGKQTLARAASRKELDVEVIEAELALLAGQPVDKDWRTAPLAEIIDHIIVRYHDRHREQLPELILQATKVERVHADKPSVPRGLAKYLTLLHEELSSHMMKEEQILFPMIKQGMGSQAMGPISVMESEHDDAGELLEVIKHTTHNVTPPPEACTTWKAMYNGINEMIDDLMEHISLENNVLFPRALAGE; encoded by the coding sequence ATGGCCTTTCGCGACCAACCCCTTGGCGAGCTGGCGCTCTCCATTCCTCGCGCTTCTGCGCTGTTCCGTAAATACGATATGGATTACTGCTGCGGCGGTAAGCAAACCCTGGCGCGAGCGGCCTCACGCAAGGAGCTGGATGTTGAGGTGATTGAAGCAGAGCTGGCGCTGCTGGCCGGGCAGCCCGTCGACAAAGACTGGCGAACCGCCCCGCTCGCTGAAATCATCGACCATATCATCGTGCGTTACCATGACCGTCACCGTGAGCAGCTGCCGGAACTGATCCTGCAGGCGACCAAAGTTGAGCGCGTTCATGCCGACAAACCTTCCGTACCGCGCGGTCTGGCGAAATACCTGACCCTGCTGCATGAAGAGCTTTCCAGCCACATGATGAAAGAAGAGCAGATCCTCTTCCCGATGATTAAACAGGGAATGGGAAGCCAGGCGATGGGGCCTATCAGCGTAATGGAAAGCGAGCACGATGATGCGGGTGAGCTGCTGGAAGTGATCAAACACACCACCCACAACGTCACGCCGCCGCCAGAAGCGTGCACAACGTGGAAAGCGATGTACAACGGCATTAACGAGATGATTGACGACCTGATGGAACACATCAGTCTTGAGAACAACGTTCTGTTCCCGCGGGCATTAGCTGGGGAATAA
- a CDS encoding OapA family protein codes for MPGRFELKPTLAKIWQAPDNFRIMDPLPPLHRRGIIIGALMVIVGFLLPSGGDDVDTAPVTRNAQLDIQSQTRPQPDAQPMQTQLVTPSNDPGQVAPVEPEPIQDEQPQDQAAAPSQPQTQQPTGIEQQWRSYRVEPGKTLAQLFRDHNLPPTDVYAMAKVEGAGKPLSNLQNGQMVQVRQNASGVVTGLTIDTGSGQQVLFTRQPDGSFIRAR; via the coding sequence ATGCCCGGGCGATTTGAACTGAAACCTACCCTGGCGAAAATCTGGCAGGCGCCGGACAATTTTCGCATCATGGACCCGCTGCCTCCTCTGCATCGCAGAGGGATCATCATTGGCGCGCTGATGGTGATCGTGGGCTTCCTGCTTCCTTCCGGGGGCGATGATGTCGATACCGCACCCGTCACCCGCAATGCTCAGCTGGATATTCAGTCGCAGACGCGGCCACAGCCTGACGCACAGCCGATGCAGACGCAGCTTGTGACCCCGTCTAACGATCCGGGTCAGGTCGCGCCGGTTGAGCCAGAACCTATTCAGGATGAACAGCCGCAGGATCAAGCCGCCGCCCCGTCTCAGCCTCAGACGCAACAGCCTACCGGCATTGAGCAACAGTGGCGTTCCTATCGCGTAGAGCCGGGTAAAACGCTGGCACAGCTGTTCCGCGACCACAACCTGCCGCCAACCGACGTGTATGCCATGGCGAAGGTGGAAGGTGCGGGTAAACCGCTCAGTAACCTGCAGAATGGACAGATGGTACAGGTTCGCCAGAATGCCAGCGGGGTGGTGACAGGGTTAACGATTGATACGGGAAGTGGACAACAGGTACTGTTTACCCGCCAGCCAGACGGCAGTTTCATCAGGGCGCGTTAA
- the priB gene encoding primosomal replication protein N: protein MTNRLALSGIVCRAPLRKVSPSGIPHCQFVLEHRSVQEEAGFHRQAWCQMPVIISGHENQAITHSLTVGSAVIVQGFISCHKAKNGLSKMVLHAEQIDLIDSGD from the coding sequence ATGACCAACCGTCTGGCGTTGTCCGGCATCGTATGCAGGGCTCCCCTTCGAAAGGTCAGTCCATCAGGAATTCCGCATTGCCAGTTCGTGCTTGAGCATCGTTCTGTGCAAGAGGAAGCCGGGTTTCACCGGCAGGCGTGGTGCCAAATGCCCGTTATTATTAGCGGACACGAAAACCAGGCCATTACTCACAGTTTAACGGTCGGTAGCGCAGTAATCGTTCAGGGGTTCATCTCTTGCCACAAGGCAAAGAACGGCCTGAGCAAAATGGTTCTGCATGCCGAGCAGATTGATTTGATAGATTCTGGAGACTAG
- the fklB gene encoding FKBP-type peptidyl-prolyl cis-trans isomerase, with the protein MTTPTFDTIEAQASYGIGLQVGQQLSESGLEGLLPEALVAGIADALEGKQPAVPVDVVHRALREIHERADAVRRARFEEMAAEGVKYLEENREREGVNSTESGLQFRVINQGDGAIPARTDHVRVHYTGKLIDGTVFDSSVARGEPAEFPVNGVIAGWIEALTLMPVGSKWELTIPHNLAYGERGAGASIPPFSTLVFEVELLEIL; encoded by the coding sequence ATGACCACCCCGACTTTTGACACTATCGAAGCGCAGGCAAGTTACGGTATCGGCTTGCAGGTAGGACAGCAGCTGAGCGAATCCGGCCTGGAAGGTCTGTTACCTGAAGCGCTGGTGGCGGGTATCGCTGACGCGCTGGAAGGCAAACAGCCTGCCGTTCCGGTAGACGTTGTGCACCGTGCGCTGCGTGAAATCCACGAACGTGCTGACGCCGTGCGTCGCGCGCGCTTCGAAGAGATGGCAGCCGAAGGTGTGAAATATCTGGAAGAGAACCGTGAGCGTGAAGGCGTGAACAGCACCGAATCCGGTCTGCAGTTCCGCGTGATCAATCAGGGCGACGGCGCAATCCCGGCGCGTACCGACCACGTTCGCGTGCATTACACCGGTAAACTGATCGACGGTACCGTGTTCGACAGCTCCGTGGCGCGCGGCGAACCGGCTGAATTCCCGGTCAACGGCGTGATCGCAGGCTGGATCGAAGCTCTGACCCTGATGCCGGTCGGTTCCAAATGGGAACTGACTATCCCGCATAACCTGGCCTACGGCGAGCGCGGCGCTGGCGCGTCCATCCCGCCATTCAGCACCTTGGTCTTTGAAGTCGAGCTGCTGGAAATTCTGTAA